One window of the Granulicella arctica genome contains the following:
- a CDS encoding FHA domain-containing protein, whose protein sequence is MSESPQPDPNTIKITLDDLEAITLPSPAAIATTSTSGTSIYGTINDMPDDPTLPAEKPSIWLQGWLYLGSAGLLGALAGWGICEHAFVDNGTGAKTWGNIWLLPLIVALMCVAFGIAESLVERSARKGLIRVAIALPLGIVFGFIFDFIANLIYNIGLGILGAAGVQSFHNPAVWLVRGIAWMAFGAAGGLVYGIIGKSGRKAGYGALGGALGALLGGAIFDPIAFLMERHSAHGAAHSAAPSRAIGFALLGMATGIAMGLVESALKDRWLYVTAGPLAGKQFILYKPVTTLGSNQQADIYLFKDAEILPAHATLLLKGSRIHVVPTGTVYVGGSPIRGTHVLQSGSILRIGRYGFRYQEKQR, encoded by the coding sequence ATGAGCGAATCTCCACAGCCCGATCCCAACACGATCAAGATCACCCTCGACGATCTTGAGGCCATCACTCTCCCAAGCCCGGCCGCAATCGCGACGACCTCCACCTCCGGCACAAGCATCTACGGCACCATCAACGACATGCCGGACGACCCAACGCTGCCCGCAGAGAAGCCCAGCATCTGGCTCCAGGGCTGGCTCTATCTCGGCAGCGCAGGCCTCCTTGGAGCACTCGCCGGCTGGGGCATCTGCGAGCATGCGTTCGTAGACAACGGCACCGGTGCCAAAACATGGGGCAACATCTGGCTCCTCCCGCTGATCGTCGCCCTCATGTGTGTCGCCTTCGGCATCGCCGAAAGCTTAGTCGAACGCTCCGCTCGCAAGGGCCTCATCCGCGTTGCGATCGCCCTTCCGCTCGGCATCGTCTTCGGCTTCATCTTCGATTTCATTGCCAACCTTATCTACAACATCGGCCTCGGCATTCTCGGAGCCGCAGGAGTGCAGTCCTTCCACAACCCCGCCGTTTGGCTCGTGCGCGGCATCGCGTGGATGGCCTTCGGAGCAGCCGGTGGCCTCGTCTACGGCATCATCGGCAAGTCCGGGCGCAAAGCAGGCTACGGCGCCCTCGGCGGCGCACTTGGAGCCCTCCTCGGCGGAGCCATCTTCGATCCCATCGCCTTCCTCATGGAACGTCATAGCGCCCATGGAGCCGCCCACAGCGCTGCCCCCAGCCGAGCCATCGGCTTCGCCCTTCTCGGCATGGCAACCGGCATCGCCATGGGCCTTGTCGAGTCCGCCCTTAAAGATCGTTGGCTCTACGTCACCGCAGGCCCGCTGGCCGGAAAACAATTCATCCTCTATAAGCCCGTCACCACCCTCGGCTCGAACCAGCAGGCCGACATCTACCTCTTCAAAGACGCCGAGATCCTCCCTGCGCACGCCACCCTGCTCCTTAAGGGCTCCCGCATCCACGTCGTCCCTACCGGAACGGTCTACGTCGGTGGCAGCCCCATCCGCGGAACCCACGTCCTCCAGTCAGGATCTATCCTCCGCATCGGCCGCTACGGCTTCCGCTACCAGGAGAAGCAGCGATGA
- a CDS encoding acetate/propionate family kinase has product MQILVLNSGSTSIKFSFFDAEEGSTPVSVFEGEVSGIGGSEAKFSFRDADGHDLAPPGAKARIGSLEEAVEFVGRAVMGPEVPKIEAIGYRVVHPGARLKGHQRITDEVLKELRAAAEFAPLHDPAVVKLIETMQAKFPAIAHYACFDTVFHETMPAEASTYPLPAEYAGKGVRRYGFHGLSCESIVVQLREAGGDFPKRLVIAHLGGGCSVTAVLEGKSIDTSMGLTPTGGIVMATRPGDLDPGLMMYLLRHHDGDVDAVEKMLNHSSGLAAFTPAGSGDMRALRAAADRGAERAGLAVKVFTRSVTKAIGSYLALMGGLDAVVFAGGIGEHDAASRQEILDGLQTLGIQLDTSRNQEKKSGLRSISAEGSPVAISVVPAEEDRMIATHVAAMSRV; this is encoded by the coding sequence ATGCAGATACTTGTTCTTAATAGCGGATCGACTTCGATCAAGTTTTCCTTCTTCGATGCTGAAGAGGGGTCTACGCCTGTGTCCGTTTTTGAGGGCGAGGTGAGTGGGATTGGCGGCTCAGAGGCTAAGTTTTCGTTTCGTGACGCGGATGGCCACGACCTTGCGCCGCCGGGAGCGAAGGCGCGGATCGGGTCGCTTGAGGAGGCGGTTGAGTTTGTGGGGCGCGCCGTGATGGGGCCCGAGGTGCCGAAGATTGAGGCGATCGGGTACCGAGTGGTGCATCCGGGGGCTCGGCTGAAGGGTCATCAGCGGATCACGGATGAGGTTTTGAAGGAGCTGCGGGCGGCTGCGGAGTTTGCGCCGCTCCATGATCCGGCAGTGGTAAAGCTGATCGAGACGATGCAGGCGAAGTTTCCGGCTATTGCGCACTACGCGTGTTTTGATACGGTCTTCCACGAGACGATGCCTGCGGAGGCGAGCACCTATCCGCTGCCTGCTGAGTATGCGGGCAAGGGTGTGCGGCGGTATGGATTTCATGGGCTGTCGTGCGAGTCGATTGTGGTGCAGCTTCGCGAGGCGGGAGGAGACTTTCCCAAGCGGCTGGTAATCGCTCACCTTGGGGGCGGTTGCAGTGTGACAGCGGTGCTCGAGGGCAAATCGATTGACACGTCGATGGGGCTGACGCCGACGGGCGGGATTGTGATGGCGACGCGGCCGGGAGACCTTGACCCGGGGCTGATGATGTACCTCCTGCGGCACCATGATGGCGATGTCGACGCTGTTGAGAAGATGTTGAACCACTCGTCGGGGTTGGCGGCGTTTACGCCTGCTGGCAGCGGCGATATGCGGGCGTTACGGGCTGCGGCGGATCGCGGGGCGGAGCGGGCCGGGCTGGCGGTAAAGGTATTTACCCGCAGTGTAACCAAGGCGATCGGGAGCTACCTGGCGCTGATGGGCGGGCTGGATGCAGTGGTGTTCGCTGGCGGCATTGGGGAGCATGATGCGGCGTCGCGGCAGGAGATTCTTGATGGGCTGCAGACTCTTGGCATCCAACTGGATACATCCCGTAATCAGGAAAAGAAGTCGGGCCTGCGCAGCATCAGCGCAGAGGGATCGCCGGTCGCGATTAGCGTCGTTCCGGCTGAGGAAGATCGGATGATTGCAACCCACGTGGCGGCGATGTCCAGGGTGTAA
- a CDS encoding Mov34/MPN/PAD-1 family protein, with translation MTTPAVQISAEVTRQIRQHARSSMTTEVCGVLIGDLLPGSETDTTIFAAIAAVNATQAGTHVTFTQDAWEHIYKVKDADYPEARIVGWYHSHPGFGVFLSEHDTFIQENFFSAPNQVAWVFDPHTDEEGCFGWINGSIARLTALTITDSQPPANVSESRELTSSSDPDLQDADPDETPTKKSRMRIGHPPRWLRWTASISALAAALLVGFTVSHILFPAIYPLILPMNPMTGQPLIHDPKTGDAVYIDPRTQRYLTLDLHSGKLTPIDPEALKAAQPAPTDNPFPQQPQPAPMTPAPSPQDTPREKK, from the coding sequence ATGACCACCCCAGCCGTCCAGATCAGCGCCGAAGTCACCCGCCAGATCCGTCAGCACGCCCGCTCCAGCATGACCACCGAGGTCTGCGGCGTCCTCATCGGCGACCTCCTGCCCGGCTCGGAAACCGACACCACCATCTTCGCTGCCATAGCCGCTGTCAACGCCACGCAAGCTGGCACCCACGTCACGTTTACGCAGGATGCCTGGGAGCACATCTACAAGGTCAAGGATGCCGACTACCCCGAAGCCCGCATCGTCGGTTGGTACCACTCGCACCCGGGCTTTGGCGTCTTCCTCTCCGAGCACGACACCTTCATCCAGGAAAACTTCTTCTCCGCACCCAATCAGGTCGCCTGGGTCTTCGATCCGCACACCGACGAGGAGGGCTGCTTCGGCTGGATCAACGGCAGTATCGCCCGCCTCACCGCGCTCACCATCACTGACAGCCAACCGCCCGCCAACGTCTCCGAAAGCCGCGAACTGACCTCGTCCAGCGACCCCGACCTGCAGGACGCCGACCCCGACGAGACTCCCACAAAGAAGAGCAGAATGCGCATCGGCCATCCGCCGCGCTGGCTCCGCTGGACTGCCTCGATCTCCGCGCTCGCCGCCGCCCTGCTCGTCGGCTTCACGGTCTCGCATATCCTCTTTCCGGCGATCTATCCACTTATCCTGCCCATGAATCCTATGACGGGACAGCCCTTGATCCACGACCCGAAGACAGGCGACGCCGTCTACATCGACCCTCGGACGCAGCGCTACCTTACACTCGACCTTCACTCCGGCAAGCTCACGCCGATTGATCCCGAGGCGCTCAAGGCCGCGCAGCCCGCGCCAACCGATAACCCATTCCCGCAGCAGCCTCAGCCTGCCCCTATGACACCCGCGCCATCGCCTCAAGACACTCCCAGGGAGAAGAAATGA
- a CDS encoding EsaB/YukD family protein produces MATLNVTVYDSTENKRVPAELPDDAPCNKIVAVLVQKLALPMNGPDGAPLSYKFHHKNSGRQIQDTQTLADAGVKDGDILRLQPEITAG; encoded by the coding sequence ATGGCCACCCTCAACGTCACCGTCTACGACTCCACTGAAAACAAGCGCGTCCCCGCCGAGCTACCCGACGACGCTCCCTGCAACAAGATCGTCGCTGTCCTCGTCCAGAAGCTCGCCCTGCCCATGAACGGTCCCGACGGCGCACCCCTCAGCTACAAGTTCCACCACAAGAACTCCGGCCGTCAGATTCAGGACACCCAGACCCTCGCTGACGCAGGCGTCAAAGACGGCGACATCCTCCGCCTCCAGCCCGAGATCACTGCCGGCTAG
- a CDS encoding NINE protein — protein MTETAAAVCPYCRAGFETAGANGEPADEVKLCSACNTPHHADCFAENGGCTIFGCTAAPADEAKISITPTDFHPPHLAPQGNSYYNLNAPVPPPLQSAPPPPPMPDGSFPSPPPAIVPYYQPQPFPAYAYGSYVKPKSRVAFVLLAVFLGSFGAHNFYAGYTKKAVIQLCITLCTCFWASAIPWIWAIIEACTINVDDDGVLLS, from the coding sequence ATGACCGAGACCGCCGCTGCCGTCTGCCCCTACTGCCGCGCCGGCTTCGAAACCGCCGGAGCCAACGGAGAACCTGCGGACGAAGTAAAGCTCTGCTCCGCCTGCAACACCCCGCACCACGCCGACTGCTTCGCCGAGAATGGTGGCTGCACCATCTTTGGCTGCACCGCCGCCCCAGCCGACGAAGCCAAGATCAGCATCACTCCCACCGACTTCCACCCACCCCACCTCGCCCCGCAAGGAAACTCCTACTACAACCTCAACGCTCCCGTTCCACCGCCTTTGCAATCCGCTCCGCCACCACCACCCATGCCCGACGGCAGCTTTCCATCTCCACCCCCGGCCATCGTGCCCTACTATCAGCCGCAGCCCTTCCCGGCCTACGCCTACGGCAGTTACGTCAAGCCGAAGAGCCGCGTAGCCTTCGTCCTCCTCGCCGTCTTCCTCGGCAGCTTCGGTGCCCATAACTTTTACGCTGGCTACACCAAGAAGGCGGTCATCCAACTCTGCATCACCCTCTGCACCTGCTTCTGGGCCTCCGCCATCCCCTGGATCTGGGCAATCATCGAAGCCTGCACAATAAATGTTGACGACGACGGGGTGCTGCTAAGCTGA
- a CDS encoding phosphoketolase family protein, which translates to MSTTELTAPETTKSPTLASDELRRINAYWRACNYLCAGMLYLRANPLLREPLKVEHIKNRLLGHWGSDPGQSFTWVHLNRLIKKYDLDLIYLSGPGHGAPATLSNSYLEGVYSEVYPDKSRDEAGMLKFFKQFSFPGGIGSHCTPETPGSIHEGGELGYSISHGFGAAFDNPDLIVTVVVGDGEAETGPLATSWHSNKFLNPIRDGAVLPVLHLNGYKIANPTILARISAEELDDLFKGYGWKPYVVEGDDPMLMHEKMATVMEQCVLEIKAIQKHARETGDCTRPRWPMIILRSPKGWTGPKEVDGHKVEGFWRAHQIPILDPKTKASDFAALETWLRSYKVEELFDEAGTLRPELQEMAPKGHRRITANPHANGGLLRKPLDMPIFQDYAVDVKEPGQLELSPTDVLAHFLRDVMRKNMTSFRVFGPDETASNKLQEIYKASKKTWMAKELPEDLDGGELSVDGRVMEMLSEHTLEGWFEGYVLTGRHGFFSSYEAFVHIIDSMFNQHAKWLEKSKLELRWRAPISSINLLITSLVWRQDHNGFTHQDPGFLDVVTNKSPEVTRIYLPPDANCLLSVGDHCLKSENYVNVIVADKAAHLQYLNMEDAVAHCTKGIGIWDFASNDDGVEPDVVMACAGDIPTSESLAATAILREHFPELKIRFVNVVDLFRLMQEREHPHGLSEKDFDSLFTVDKPVIFNFHAYASLIHKLTYKRKNHDNFHVRGYKEKGNINTPLELAILNQVDRFNLAIDVIDRVPWLQKKGAHTKEWLKDEINASIAYAHENGIDRPEIREWKWPVAKV; encoded by the coding sequence ATGAGCACGACCGAGCTGACTGCACCTGAGACGACGAAGTCACCGACCCTTGCGAGCGATGAGCTACGGCGCATCAATGCCTACTGGCGCGCCTGCAATTACTTATGCGCGGGAATGCTTTATCTGCGGGCGAACCCGCTGCTGCGCGAGCCACTGAAGGTCGAACATATCAAGAATCGGCTGCTGGGGCATTGGGGCTCCGATCCAGGCCAGAGCTTTACGTGGGTTCATCTGAACCGGCTGATCAAGAAGTACGACCTCGACCTGATCTATCTTTCGGGACCAGGGCATGGAGCCCCGGCTACGCTCTCGAACAGCTATCTTGAGGGCGTGTATTCGGAGGTCTATCCCGATAAAAGCAGGGACGAGGCGGGGATGCTGAAGTTCTTCAAGCAGTTCTCGTTCCCGGGTGGGATTGGGAGCCACTGCACGCCGGAGACACCGGGATCGATCCACGAGGGCGGCGAGTTGGGCTACAGCATCTCGCATGGATTTGGCGCGGCGTTCGATAACCCTGACCTGATCGTGACGGTGGTTGTCGGGGATGGTGAGGCGGAGACGGGTCCGCTGGCGACGAGCTGGCACTCGAATAAATTTCTTAATCCAATTCGCGATGGCGCGGTGCTGCCGGTGCTGCACCTGAACGGGTACAAGATCGCCAATCCGACGATCCTGGCGCGCATCTCGGCGGAGGAATTGGACGACCTTTTCAAGGGCTACGGCTGGAAGCCGTACGTGGTCGAAGGCGACGACCCGATGCTGATGCACGAGAAGATGGCAACGGTAATGGAGCAGTGCGTGCTCGAGATCAAGGCGATCCAGAAGCATGCGCGAGAGACGGGCGACTGCACACGACCACGTTGGCCGATGATCATTCTGCGCAGCCCGAAGGGGTGGACGGGACCGAAAGAGGTCGATGGGCACAAGGTGGAAGGGTTCTGGCGCGCGCACCAAATTCCGATTCTTGACCCGAAGACGAAGGCGAGCGACTTTGCGGCGCTGGAAACGTGGTTGCGTAGCTATAAGGTCGAGGAGTTGTTCGACGAGGCGGGTACACTACGACCGGAGTTGCAGGAGATGGCCCCGAAGGGGCATCGGCGCATTACAGCTAATCCGCATGCGAATGGCGGGTTGTTGCGCAAGCCGCTTGATATGCCGATCTTTCAGGACTATGCAGTTGATGTGAAAGAGCCGGGACAGCTTGAGTTGTCGCCGACCGACGTGCTGGCGCATTTTCTGCGCGATGTGATGCGAAAGAATATGACGAGCTTCCGGGTCTTCGGGCCGGATGAGACGGCGTCGAACAAGCTGCAGGAGATCTACAAGGCAAGCAAGAAGACGTGGATGGCGAAGGAACTGCCGGAGGATCTGGATGGCGGCGAACTCTCTGTCGACGGGCGCGTGATGGAGATGTTGAGCGAGCATACGCTTGAGGGCTGGTTCGAGGGCTATGTGCTGACGGGTCGGCACGGATTCTTCTCGTCATACGAGGCATTCGTTCACATCATCGACTCCATGTTCAACCAGCATGCGAAGTGGCTGGAGAAGAGCAAGCTGGAGCTGCGCTGGCGTGCGCCGATCTCCTCCATCAACCTGCTGATTACATCGCTGGTGTGGCGGCAGGATCATAACGGCTTTACGCACCAGGACCCAGGCTTCCTCGACGTGGTGACGAACAAGAGCCCCGAGGTAACGCGCATCTATCTTCCGCCGGATGCGAACTGTCTTCTGAGTGTCGGAGACCATTGCCTGAAGAGTGAGAACTACGTCAACGTGATCGTGGCAGACAAGGCGGCGCATCTGCAGTACCTCAATATGGAGGACGCTGTCGCGCATTGCACGAAGGGCATCGGTATCTGGGACTTCGCAAGCAATGACGATGGGGTTGAGCCGGATGTTGTGATGGCGTGTGCGGGGGATATTCCTACGTCGGAATCACTGGCGGCTACGGCGATCCTGCGGGAGCATTTCCCGGAGTTGAAGATTCGCTTCGTCAACGTGGTCGATCTCTTTCGGTTGATGCAGGAGCGGGAGCATCCACATGGGCTTTCGGAGAAGGACTTCGACAGTCTCTTCACCGTTGATAAGCCGGTGATCTTCAACTTTCACGCGTATGCTTCGCTCATCCACAAGCTGACCTATAAGCGGAAGAATCATGACAACTTCCATGTGCGCGGCTACAAGGAGAAGGGCAATATCAACACGCCGCTGGAGTTGGCGATTCTGAACCAGGTAGATCGGTTTAATCTGGCGATCGACGTGATTGATCGCGTGCCATGGCTGCAGAAGAAGGGTGCTCATACGAAGGAATGGCTGAAGGACGAGATCAATGCGAGCATTGCGTATGCGCATGAGAACGGGATCGATCGGCCGGAGATTCGTGAGTGGAAGTGGCCGGTCGCTAAGGTTTAG
- a CDS encoding S1C family serine protease, translated as MSTQKVIVSGYEVSQIPEALLTSTSPSNTPPPAKLTPAIPWWARIGLSLVALCFPLLCIVTVILRIAFRAETPRIKFAWTGFLATLLIVSGLFMLLVGTIAFYIAPAPIITGSGLADLDERASFPTLPTPTALTSVEASAKLKPLVIVVSPSATRLWSHAQTDAPSNTFGAGELLHADKDGYLFVTAKHVAQLPLGRFGAKASHVLLSTQEGTWGTADIIATADQLDLALLWLPRHTGTLAFTQPLTAISDGAAVFVIGHPEGLKYTLSTGIVSGFRDQAIQISAAVSPGNSGGPVYDDHGNLAGIVSSKFDRNQDANAENLSFAVKPAALLTPDVWHFAAGGRDRLQSYINALHSTK; from the coding sequence ATGTCGACCCAGAAGGTGATCGTCAGCGGGTACGAGGTCAGCCAGATACCCGAAGCCTTACTCACCAGCACCTCGCCCAGCAACACGCCGCCGCCCGCAAAGCTCACCCCGGCCATACCGTGGTGGGCCCGCATCGGCCTGTCCCTCGTCGCGCTCTGCTTCCCTCTGCTCTGCATCGTCACCGTCATTCTCCGCATCGCCTTCCGTGCGGAGACCCCGCGCATCAAGTTCGCTTGGACCGGCTTTCTTGCCACCCTCCTGATCGTCAGCGGCCTGTTCATGCTGCTCGTCGGAACCATCGCCTTCTACATCGCGCCCGCCCCCATCATCACCGGCTCCGGTCTCGCCGACCTCGACGAGCGCGCCAGCTTCCCCACGCTCCCCACGCCCACCGCCCTCACTAGCGTCGAAGCCTCCGCTAAGCTCAAGCCCCTCGTCATCGTCGTCTCACCGTCTGCCACCCGCCTTTGGAGCCACGCCCAGACCGACGCCCCCTCCAACACCTTCGGCGCGGGCGAGCTCCTCCACGCCGATAAGGATGGCTACCTCTTCGTCACCGCCAAGCACGTAGCGCAGCTTCCACTAGGCCGCTTCGGCGCTAAGGCCTCGCACGTCCTCCTCTCCACCCAGGAAGGCACCTGGGGCACCGCCGACATCATCGCCACCGCCGACCAGCTCGACCTAGCGCTCCTCTGGCTGCCCCGCCATACCGGCACCCTCGCCTTTACCCAACCCCTCACCGCCATCAGCGACGGAGCCGCCGTCTTCGTCATCGGCCATCCCGAAGGCCTGAAATACACCCTGAGCACCGGCATCGTCTCCGGCTTCCGCGATCAGGCGATTCAGATCTCCGCCGCCGTCAGCCCCGGCAACAGCGGCGGCCCGGTCTACGACGATCACGGCAACCTCGCCGGTATCGTCAGCTCCAAGTTCGACCGCAACCAGGACGCCAACGCCGAAAATCTCAGCTTTGCCGTCAAGCCCGCCGCACTCCTCACACCCGACGTCTGGCACTTCGCCGCGGGCGGTCGCGACCGCCTCCAGAGCTACATCAACGCCCTTCACTCCACGAAGTAG
- a CDS encoding HesA/MoeB/ThiF family protein encodes MTTETIHIGADLEEDRYSRFRLIPWWDQEKIRTARILVIGAGALGNEILKNLALLGFQHIVVTDLDRIEVTNLSRAILFSNESIGHFKADVVAAAYEKLLPEAAVTPIVANILHTLGLGVFLWSDLILAGLDNREARLFINRAAWKVNRPWIDGAIEGINGVARVFLPGQPPCYECTLGATDWALLEKRMSCNLLLHEADTAGKVPTTPTISSIIAGIQTQEALKLVHALPTLAGQGFVFEGLNHSSYKVDYTESPDCQSHYTFDRLIKLKQESSELTLSQLLSIAQHDLNTTEAAIDFSREIIHKLVCPHCHAEESVFKPVGSLTYQQGRCPIDNTPRIVQTLSGFQGQSELADLTLNQLGLPLYDIFTARSTEEGRDDEIAYLIAGDASSVLGQNAEAA; translated from the coding sequence ATGACCACCGAGACCATCCACATCGGCGCAGACCTCGAAGAAGACCGCTATAGCCGCTTCCGCCTCATCCCCTGGTGGGATCAGGAGAAAATTCGCACCGCCCGCATCCTCGTCATCGGTGCAGGAGCCCTCGGCAACGAGATCCTGAAAAATCTGGCACTCCTCGGCTTCCAGCACATCGTAGTCACCGACCTTGACAGGATCGAAGTCACCAACCTCTCCCGCGCCATCCTCTTCTCAAACGAGTCTATCGGCCACTTCAAAGCCGACGTCGTAGCCGCAGCCTACGAGAAGCTCCTCCCCGAAGCCGCTGTCACCCCCATCGTCGCGAACATCCTCCACACCCTCGGCCTCGGCGTCTTCCTCTGGAGCGACCTCATCCTCGCCGGCCTCGACAACCGCGAAGCCCGCCTCTTCATCAACCGCGCCGCCTGGAAGGTCAATCGCCCGTGGATCGATGGCGCCATCGAAGGCATCAACGGCGTAGCCCGCGTCTTCCTTCCCGGCCAGCCTCCGTGCTACGAGTGCACCCTCGGCGCCACCGATTGGGCACTCCTCGAAAAGCGCATGTCCTGCAACCTGCTCCTTCACGAGGCCGACACCGCAGGTAAAGTCCCAACCACCCCTACTATTTCCTCCATCATCGCGGGCATCCAGACCCAGGAAGCCCTCAAACTCGTCCATGCCCTACCGACACTAGCCGGGCAGGGATTCGTCTTCGAAGGCCTCAACCACAGCTCCTACAAGGTCGACTACACCGAGAGCCCCGACTGTCAGAGCCACTACACCTTCGACCGCCTCATCAAGCTCAAGCAAGAGTCCTCAGAGCTAACGCTGAGTCAACTCCTTAGCATCGCCCAGCACGACCTCAACACTACCGAAGCCGCCATCGACTTCAGCCGCGAGATCATCCACAAGCTCGTCTGCCCGCACTGCCACGCCGAAGAGTCCGTCTTCAAACCCGTAGGCTCGCTCACCTACCAGCAGGGTCGCTGCCCCATCGACAACACGCCTCGCATCGTCCAGACTCTCTCCGGCTTCCAAGGCCAGTCCGAACTCGCCGACCTGACCCTCAACCAGCTGGGCCTGCCCCTCTACGACATCTTCACCGCCCGCTCCACCGAAGAAGGTCGAGACGACGAGATCGCCTACCTCATCGCCGGAGACGCCTCATCAGTTCTCGGCCAGAACGCGGAGGCCGCATGA